The nucleotide window GTTGCAGGGCTGCGGCAGTGAAGCCACGGCGCGCGGCAACAGTGGAGAATATTTCAAGCTGGGTCAGCGTCATTGCGATTTACCATGAGTTATTGCTCATTTCTCTATGAATAAACATGCACGTAAATGTATGCCCTTCAGCTTGCGGCTGCAATGGGTGCGGTCTGTGCAAGGCCTTTGGTCGCAGAATTTCAGTAAAGTCAGGGATTGAAATGAGTGTTGCAAAAGAACGCGCGGGGGACTCCGCCGTATACGTGCGGCTGGCCCTTGTGGCCGTGGCCTGGGGCGGGACTTTCATTGCGGGCAGAAGCCTGGCTGGCGTTGCGCCCATGTTCTCGGCCTGCCTGCGTTTTTTGCTGGCCTCGGCGGCGCTGAGTCTGTTTCTTGTGTTTTCTGGCGAAGGCTTTCGCCGTGTGACGGTGGGGCAGGCCTTGGTGGTGACCCTGCTGGGGTTTTGCGGCATATTTTCGTACAGTTTTTTCTTTTTCAGCGGGTTGCAGCATATCAGCGCTTCGCGCGCGGCGCTGATTGTGGCTTTGAACCCGGCGGTCATGGCCCTTATCGCCTATCTTTTTTACCATGAGCGCGTGAGTGCGCTGAAAATGCTTGGCATTGCCCTGTGTTTCGGCGGCGTGGCTCTGGTGGTCGGCGGTGGCGATCCCCATCGGGCGGGGGGTGGCGGCAGCGGCTGGCTGGGCGAGGCGCTTATAGGAGGCTGCGTGCTGAGCTGGAGCGCCTACAGCGTGTTTTGCAAATCTGTAGTGCGGCAGCTTGGGCCGTTGCACACGGTTACGTATTCCATCTATGCCGGAACCCTCATGCTTGCGGCCTATACCGTCTGCACGGGGGCGCTGGATTTTGCCGCTGTGCCGCGTTTTAGCACCGGTGAGATGCTCAGCCTGTTCTATCTGGGCATAGTTGGCTCCGCCGTGGCCTATATCTGGTATTATGACGGCATCCAGAAAATTGGCGTTGCGCGCGCTGGCGTATTTATTGCGCTCAATCCTCTGGCGGCGGTGCTGCTTGGCGCGGCCATGCTGGGTGAACAGATGACCCTGGCGACGCTGCTGGGCGGTGCGCTGATTATCACCGGCATTGTGGTGGAAAACTGCCGCAGCGGAGCCGGATGCACTCAGGCTGCTGAGCCGCCCTTAGAAATAGCCGCCGAACCGTCCGCCAAACTATCCGGGCAGGCGGGGAGCTGACAGCCGCAATCTTCTGTTTCCGCCTTTCCCGATTTTACGACAAAGTCCAGATGCTCCCGGCCCCAGGCGTACAGCGCCTCTAGCGCCGGGAGTAGTTTTTTGCCGCGCTCTGTGAGCGAATATTCAACCTTTGGCGGAATTTCGTTGTACTGCCTGCGGTGAACAAGGCCAAAATCTTCCAGCTCGCGCAGGCATTTGGTGAGCATCATATTGGTGACGCCCCGCACGCTGCGTTTCAGTTCGTTGTAGCGCATGGTGTCTTTTTCGGCCAGGTGCCACAGAACGGGCAACTTCCACTTGCCGCCAATGCACCTGAAAACGTGCAGGATGGGGCATTCAGTCTTGTCATCATACAGGCCGCTGGTGGCGCGTGAAAGAGATTTTGTCATGGTATGCTCGCTGAAAGTAGGGAAGAAAAAAATGCGTACTTGCGAAAATAGTTTTAGAGCAGGTATACATGGTGGTCAAGAAGTCCCATGCCATCAACCAATTCCCATAGGAGGATATAATGAAAATTTACGCCATAAACGGTGGCCCTCGAAAGAAGTTCAATACCGCCAAGTTGCTTCAGGCGGCTCTGGACGGCGCGGCAGCCGCACCCTGTAGCGAAACCGTAGAAACCGAGATGATCCACCTGCATGATCTCAACTACAAAGGTTGCGTGAGCTGTTTTTCGTGCAAAAGGGTGGGCGGCAAGAGCTACGGGCATTGCGCAGTCAAGGATGATCTGGCCCCGGTGCTGGAAAAGCTCTCGCAGGCGGACGGGCTTATATTTGGCAGCCCCATTTATTTTGGCAATGTCACGGGCATGATGCGCAGCTTTCTTGAGCGCCTGATGTTTCCCTTTTTCGTGTACGACAAGGACTACAGTTCGCTTGCTCCCAAGCGCATGCCCACGGCCTTTATTTACGCCATGAACGTGAGCAGCGAAGAAATGGAGCAGTACGGTTACCTCCAGAACCTCAAGGGGATGGAAACCTTTGTGGGCCGTCTTTTTGGCGAGCCGCAAGTGCAGCATGTGCACAATACCTACCAGTTTGACGACTATAGCAAGTACAAGTGCGAACGGTTCTCCGAGCCGGAAAAAGCCGCTTATCGCGACGCGCATTTTCCGCAAGATCTGGAGCAGGCCCGCCGCATAGGCGCTGCAATGGTTGCAGCTGCCAGATAACTTTCGGACTGCCCACGGCAAAACGCAAAGCCCCCGTTTTTCAACGGGGGCTTTGTCATTACTGATAGTTGCGCCAGCGGGGATTATGTACCCAGATAGGCTGCCTTGATTTCCGGCGTGTCGGCCAGATGGGCGGCGGAACCTTCCGCCACGATACTGCCCGTGTCGAGCACATAGCCGCGATCCGCCACTTGAAGCGCCAGACGGGCGTTCTGCTCCACAACCACAACGGTCAGACCTTCGCTGTTGAGTTGTTTGAAGGTGCGGAACATGTCGTACATCAGCAGAGGCGAAAGGCCCATGGAGGGTTCGTCCAGCAGCAGCACCGAGCAGTTGGTCATAAGCGCGCGGCCCACGGCCAGCATTTGCTGTTCGCCGCCAGAGAGCGTGTCGCTGCGCTGGTGCATGCGTTCTTTAAGGCGCGGAAAAAGCTCAAAAACCTTGTCCACATCCCGCTGGATGTTGTTGTCCTTGCGCGTCCAGGTAGCCAGCTTGAGATTTTCATTCACCGTGAGGTTGCCGAAAATGTGGCGGCCTTCGGGCACAAGATCCATCTTGAGGCGGGCAACCACATGGTGCGGCTCTGTTTTCAATATGGATTCGCCGTTAAAGCGGATGTCGCCGCTGATGACAGTGGGGGATTCCGGCGGCGTGAGGCGCATGACGGCCTTGAGCGTGGTGGATTTGCCAGCGCCGTTGGCCCCGATGAGGGTGACTATTTCGCCCTTGTTCACGTGAAAAGAAATGCCGTGAAGGGCTTCAATCTTGCCATAGCCGGCGTAGAGATTTTCAACTTCCAGTAGCATCACACGTTCTCGTCGCCCAAGTAGGCCTTGATGACATCGGGGTTGGACTGAATTTCCTGCGGCGTGCCCTTGGCAATGGTCTTGCCGAATTCCACCACGGTAATGTGCTGACAAAGCGACATGACAACCTTCATCTGGTGCTCGATCATCCAGATGGCGATTTTGAATTCGTCAAAGATCCAACGGATGTGCTTGATGAGGCCGTCCACGTCCGAGGAGTTCAGGCCAGCGGCGGGTTCATCAAGCAGCAGTAGCTTGGGGTCTGTGGAAAGGGCGCGGGCCAGCTCCACCCGGCGCTGCAGGCCGTAGGGCAGGTTTTTGGGAAATTCATTGGCCACATCGGCCAGTTCCATGATTTCAAGAATTTTTGAGGCCTTTTGCCGAACGCGTTTTTCTTCGCGGCTGTAGCGCTCGTTGCAGAGCCACACGTCAAGCAGCCCGTATCCCAGCCGATGGTATTGCGACACGCAGATGTTGTCGAGCACCGTCATGTCGTTCCACAGGCGGATGTTCTGAAAGGTGCGGGCCATGCCCATGGCCGTAACCTGATGCGGCTCAAGGCGTGTATCGTATGTATGGCCGTTAAAGACAATCTGCCCCTCAGTGGCGTGATAAAAGCCGGAGGCCAGATTGAACACCGTTGTTTTGCCAGCGCCGTTGGGGCCGATAAGGCCCACAAGGCTGTGGTCTTCCACGGCGATGGAAAAATCCGTTAACGCAATCAGCCCGCCGAAGCGTTGCGTGACTTCTTTCATTTCAAGCAGTGCCAAGGTCAGCCCCCACTCGTTCTGGTTGTATCTGCATCAATGGCGCTTTCAGGACGCGCCGCCCTGGGGCCAGCAATTGCTTTAGTTGCGCTTGCCGAAGCTTACCAGCCGTTTCAGTTTGGGGAACACATCGGTCAGTTCCCTGTTGCCCAAGAGGCCCTCGGGCCTGAACTGCATGAGCAGAATGAGGATCAGCGGGATGATGACCCACTTCCATTCCTGGCTGATGTTGAACGAATTGGGCACAAAGGGCAGCATGTGGGCCAGATCGCTCATGGCCGGCAGGGCAAAGCGCAAAAGCTCGATCAGCAGGGTAAACATTACGGCGGCCAGCACCGAGCCGGAAAGCGAACCCATGCCGCCCAGATACACCATGACCATGGCCTCGGTGGACTTCATGATGCCAAAGCTGTTGGCGTAGATGGAGCTGAACATGTGCGCGTAAAGCGCGCCCGCCACCCCGGCAATGCCCGCAGATACCATAAAGGCCACGAGCTTCACCTTCTTGGTGTTGACGCTCATGATCTCTGCGGCAACTTCGTTCTGGCACACCGCAGGTATGCCTTTGCCCAGAGTGCTGTTTACCAGACGGTACAACATCATGGTGGTGATCATCACTCCAAGGAGCATCCAGATCATCATCCAGGGGATGTCGGCCACGTTCTCCATGGCGCGCACCACGCCGCGCATGCCTGTAAGGCCGCGCGGGCCGCCCACAAAGTCGATATTGATAATAAGCGAGATGATGATGTAGTTGGCCGCAATAGTGATGATTGCCAGATAGTCGTCACGGGTTTTGAACGAAGGCAGGGCCACCAGCAGGCCAAAGAGGGCCGCCACGCCGCCTGCTGCGGCAAGCACCAGGGGAAAGAGCAGGGGGGCAAGTTCTGGCGGCAGCAGGGGAGCTCCGAGCATTTTGTTCTTGGTGAACAGAATGATGGAGATAAGCCCGCCCACATAGGCCCCCACGCACATAAAGCCCGCATGACCACAGGAAAATTCGCCCATGTAGCCGTTCACAAGGTTCAGGCTGGTGGCAAAAATAATGTTGAGGCCCATGAACTTGATGACCGAAAGCCAGTAGCCGTCAATCCATGAAAAGTATTCGGCAAAAACAAGCACCAGCCCGCCGATCAGGAACAGAAGACAGTCTATCTTCTTCTGTTTGACAGCCCGTTTGATGGCATAGCCGAAGCAGAGCACGCCCAGTATTACAAGAACCGTTTGTACAAAAAGAGGCAGCATTCAGACACTCCGGCTAGATTTTGGTCGTTTGCGGCATGCCGAAAATGCCCGTGGGCCGCACCCACAGGATGAGCAGCAGGATGGTGAAGGAAAACAGATCCATGTAGGTGGACGGCAAAAAGGCTACCACCATGATTTCTACAAATGCCAACATAAAGCCGCCCACAAATGCGCCGCGTATGTCGCCAATGCCGCCCACAACCGCCGCGATAAAGGCCTTCCAGCCGATCATGGCGCCCATGTATGGCTCAAGGTTGGGGTAGCACATGGCAAATAGCATGCCGCCAAGCCCGGCAATGCCCGAGCCAAGAACAAAGGTGACCACAATGACGCTGTCGAGCGGTATGCCCATGAGCGGCAGGGCAAAGCGATCCCAGGAAACAGCGCGCATGGCCATGCCCACCTTGGTGCGCGTGACAATGGTCTGCAAGAACAGAAACACCAGCACCGCTGCTACAATAACCCATACTTTCAGGTTGGTGATGACCAGCGGCCCGATGGAATATACGGTTTTGTCGATAAGCTCGGGCAGCTTGCGCTTGGTTGCCCCAAGCAGAGCAAGGTTGCCGTTTTCAAGAATAAGGCCGCACATCAGTGCGGTAATGACCACATAGAGCCTGTGCGCGCCCTTGCGGCGCAGAGGCCGATAGGCAATGCGCTCAAGCGTAACACCCACAATGGCTGTGAGTCCCATTGTCAGAACAATGGTCAGACCCAGCGTCAGTGGCTTCGAAAGGCCAAGCCCGTCGGAAGAAACCAGATATGTGGCCACAAAAAATGAAATGTAGGCCCCAACCATAAAAATATCGCCGTGGGCGAAGTTGATGAGGCGCAGCACCCCGTAAACCAAGGTGTAGCCCAAGGCGATGAGGGCGTAAAAGCTGCCCCATTGCAAGGCGTTGAGGGTCTGTTGCAGCAGAAAGTCCATAGGCTACCCAAAAATGCTGATGGTTACAGTGTGCGAATTCTGTGGCGCAGTTTTTTTCAAATCGTGGTCAAGCCCCGAATTTTGAGCGGCAGTGCGCGTACGCGGCCCCTGAACCGCCCGTTCAGGCGAAAGAACTGTTGTCCCAAGGGTGGGTGCGGGTGGCTTACGCCAGCGTCGCAAGGCAGGCCTTGCCTCTACATGCTTTTATGCCCAAAAAACGCAAAAAATCATTCCTGATTCGCAATGGGACGTTGCCAGAAGCAAAAAATATTGATCCGTTCGGAGGCGCAGCTTCCCATTCACATTGGAGCTTTTTGCCGCCGCGCGGCCCCCTGTGGGTTGGGCCGCGCGGCAGTGCCAATTACCTGCTGATGTCTGCTATTTGGGGCAGACAGATTCCACAAAAGCGAACGCGCCGGTTTCCGTCACGCGCACGATAACCGCGCATTTGATGGGGTCGCGGTTTTCGTCAAACTTCATGCTGCCGGTGATGCCGTCAAAGTTGGCCATGCCAGCCATGTTGTCGCGAATGATCTTGCGTTCTTTCTTGAGGTCCGGATCAATCTTGCCGTTCTTCTGAATGGCCTGAAGCACGATGTTGATGGAGTCCCAGGTCAGAGCGGCAACGTCGTCAGGCACATAGCCGTACTTGGCCTTGTACTTGTCGATGAATTCCTTGGTTTTGCCGGTCGCGCCCTCGGCGGTGTAGTGGGTGGAGAAAAACTGGTCCACACAGTCCTTGCCGCAAAGGTTGAAAAGCTCGGCGGAACCCCAGGCATCGGAACCCATGAAGGGGCCCTTGTAGCCGAGGTCACGGGCCTGAGGCACAATAAGGGCCGCAAAGCTGTAGTTTTCAGGCACAAAGATGAAATCGGGCTTGGCGGCGATGATTTTGGTCAGCTGGGCAGAGAAATCCTGGTCTTTGGGACCATGCGATTCCATGGCCACCACAGAACCTTTGCCGTGGGTTTTTTCAAAGGATTCCTTGAAGTTGTCTGCAAGGCCCTTGGAATAGTCGTTGGATACTTCAAACAGGACTGCGGCCTTTTTGGCGTTGAACTTCTTGGTGGTGAAGTCCACGGCCACAGGAGCCTGGAAGGGGTCAAGGAAGGCCCCGCGGAACACCCAGGGGCGGTCCTTGGTGGCATCGGGGTTGGTGGACCAGGGGGTGATCATGGGTACCTGTTCGTCATTGGCAACAGCGCCCGCAGGCACGGCCTGACGCGAAGACTGGGGGCCGACAATGGCCATGACCTTGTCGCGCTCGATGAGCTTCAGGGTCACGTTGACGGCAGACTCGGGTTTGGATTCATTGTCTTCATAAATGAATTCAAGCGGGTACATCTTGTCACCCACTTTCAGTCCGCCCTTGCCATTGATCTCTTCTTTCAGCATTTCAGCCGCATACTTGGTTCCTTCGCCCACCTTGGGGATCTCACCAGTAAGCGGGATGGGGAACCCGATTTTGATCGGAGCTTCTGCGGCCATGGCCGCTTGCCCCACAAAGAGAGACAGGGCGCAAACTGACGCTACTTTCAGCAAATTCATGAAGGCCTCCCGAGTTTTATGCGTAGTTACAGGGGTGTACCAAAAATACGGTAAGGCTGAACAAAGCAAAAAATATTCCGTTTTGCTAAGTTATTGGGAATGAACACAATTTGTAAAATTTAGCTGCACAAAAAATACATTTTGGTAGTTCCTTGCGCGCCAGCACGACAAAACAGTGAAAAAATAAAGCGATAGCACGAGCATGAACCTTGTCGCATATGTGGTATCGCAAGTCAAATATGATACCAAGCCGGAGGAACCGGCTAGGTTCTTTTATGGGGTATTGCTATAATGTGCTGAATTAAAAAAAACTTTTTTGAATTGTTCGTCTGGCTGCATTACAGCCCAGCGGGGTTTCTGGCAGTGAGCACCAGTTTGGCGGCAAGAAAAGTATATCGCCTGAATAACTAAATATATGTTTATTAAGGCAAAATTGTTTTTAAGGAAAAAATACTTTTCGGTCGATTTTACGGGGGTGTTGTGCCCGTATTATCTGCATCGCCCCTGGAAAATCAAAAAATATAAAATTATTTGAGCTTGTTATCATATCCTACGAACTGGTAGACCTTGCGTTCGCGCCTCTGCTGGAACCTGAGGAACCCCTGCTCGCAGCACTGCCGCCAGCTACGCTTCCTGCGCTGCTTTCGCGTGGAGTCAAGCCAGACAAAGCAGCGCGACTGGTTTAAAAAACCTGCGGTATATAAGCACGATTCAGCGGCAAAAGCCACAGAAAAAGATTGACTGCATTGCCTGGGTCAATAACCAGCAGCCAGCCCGTCGCTGCGCGGGTCGGTTGCTCCAAACAGCATCCCGGACTGCTGATCACAAAGAATGGCTCCGGCATGGCCCATCAGATCGCTAAAGTCTGCAATGCGTTCAACCGAGTGCCCCTGTTTCGTCAGGGTTTCGGCCAATTGCGGGCTGAAGCGGCCTTCGAGCCGGAGGTTGTTTACCGGCAGGCCCCAGCTTCGGCCATAAAGCCAGCGCGGTGCGGCCACGGCATCGTGCGGACTCAGGCCAAAATCTACCATTCTGGTGACTATGGCCGCCTGCGTCTGAGGCTGCCCCTCGCCGCCCATGGTGCCGTAAACCAGCCAGGGCTTGCCGTTCATGCGCAGCATGGGCGGATTGAGCGTATGCATGGTGCGCTTGCGCGGTTCGAGCCTGTTAATATGGGTGGGATTGAGTGAAAAAAAGCTGCCACGGTTTTGCAGCAGGATGCCCGTGTCGCCTGCTACCAGGCCCGCGCCAAAGTCATGAAAAATACTCTGGATGGCAGAAACGGCGTTGCCCTGAGCGTCCACCACGCCGAACCAGCAAGTGTCGCCCTTGGGTTCCAGGGGGGCCGCATGGTTGAGGGCGCGGACAGGGTCAATGCGGTTGGCAAGCTCGCGCCCATGCTCCTGAGACAGTAGATAATCTACAGGTATGTCGGCAAAGTCGGGATCAGTCACGTGGGCATCGCGATCGGCGAAGGCCAGCTTGGTGGCTTCGACTATGGCATGCAGGTATTCGGCGCTGCCTTCGCCCATGCCTTGGATATCCAGATGTTCAAGGATGTTGAGTATGGAGAGCGAAGCCAGCCCCTGGGTATTGGGCGGCAGGTTGCAGCACTCAAGGCCCCGGTAGCGCACACGCAGGGGCGTGACGATTTCTGCCTGATGTGCGGCGAAATCCCGCGCTGTGAGCAGACCGCCGTTGCTTGCAAGCCAGCCGGTCAGGCGGTCGGCCAGTTCGCCTTCATAAAATACACGCGCGCCCTCGCGGGCGATAAGGTCAAGGGTCGCGGCAAGGTCGGGCAGGCGCAGCACAGCCCCTGTTTGCGGTGGGGTGCCATCGGGCAAAAACGTGCGGGCAAAGCCGGAAAACCGCTGCAATTGCCGATAGCCCGTGGGGTCAGGCTTGCAGTCCTCATGCAGCCAGTGGGCCAGGGAGGGCGTTACGGCAAATCCTTCTGCCGCGAGGCTGATGGCCTCTTGCAGCAGGTCGCCAAGAGCAAGAGGGCTGCCCCATGAGCGGCTGAGCGTATGGGCGGCATCCCAACCCGAAACCACACCGGGCACAGTGCAGGCAGCCAGCGGCCCGCGCAGGGGAATGGACGAAAGGCCCTTTTGCGCAAAAAAATCCCGCGTGACATTTTCGCCAGATCGCCCACAGGCGTTGATGCCGTGCAGCGCGCCAGTTGCCGCCTCGTGCGCCAGCCAGAAGTTGTCGCCGCCGATGCTGCACATCTGCGGGTACACAACCGCCAGCACTGAGGCCACGGCCACGGCGGCGTCGAGGGCAGTGCCGCCCTTGCGCAGAATATCCACACCAGCCTGTGTGGCAAGGTAGTGAGGAGATGTAACCATTCCCCGCGTGGTCATGGGGTCAAACCGCTGGGATTCCGTTTCCGCATAGGGGCTGGATGCAAAATTCATGATGCTTCCTGTGTGGGGTGGCTAGGTGCCGCATGGGTGCCGCCAGCAGGGAACAAATTTTTGAAGCCCCCATGGCATGCAGTGGGATAATCCTTGGCCTTGCAGCAGACTAGCGGCGGGGGCGCGGCACGTCAAACCGATGCTGTATCCCTGCCAGCAGATGATAACCAGGGGACAGATTTTGCTCAAAACCGGGCGGGGTATGCAGTGCCAGCCTCATTGAGGGGGGGCAAAAAAGGGCGTAAGCAGGTCGGACGCCGCGCAGGTGCGGCTACAGATCAGCAGGCAGCCGCGCTCTGCGCGGCGCGAAGGACACGATATGGGCACAACAATAATGCTGTTTGCCGTGGGGCTTGCAGGAAGCTTTGTTTTTGACCGTTTTCATCTGCCCGGCGGGGCCATGACCGGGGCCATGATCGCCGTGGTGATTTTCAAAAGCTGCGGTTCCATTACCTCGCCCGACATGGCGCACTGGGTGCGCTTTATTGTTTACGGGTGCGTGGGTGTGCTTGTGGGCAACATGTATAATCCCGGCATGCTGGACGCCGTGCGCGACACCTGGCCCATGATGCTGCTTTCAACAGGCATTATTTTGATGGCGGGGCTTTTGTGCACCTGGATTGCCGTGCGCTGGGGCGGGCTTTCTGTAGGCGGAGCGTATCTGGCGACCAGCCCCGGTGGATTCAACGCTGTGGTGGCACTTTCCGGCGGCACAGGGGCAGAAGCCCCCATGGTGATGGTGTACCATCTGGTGCGCATCTATGCCATTGTGCTGCTCTCGCCCATTGTGGCCAAGATGCTGTCTTGTTTAGTGAAGTAATCGGTCAAGGCTCGGCATCCGCCCCTGCGCATGGGGGCCGCCGACCGACATCGACATTGAGCCTCCGTCGGATTCCGCCGGAGGCTTTTTAGCGGGCAAGCAGCAGGATCAGACCGCCCAGCCCCGGCAGCGCGACCATGCAGCCTTTGAGCAGCAATTGCGGAGCCATGCGGGTAAATTTTGCGCCCACATACGCGCCGATGACCTGACCAGCCAGAACCTGCAGGAACAGCACAAGATCCAGATGCCCGGCGGCGAGAAAACCCAGGCTGCCAAAGGCTGCGATGGGCAGAATGACCAGCATGGTTGTGCCTACTGTCTGATAGAGCGGCACATTGAAGATAATCAGCAGGGTCATCTGGATAAAGGGGGTTGCCCCCACGCCGCAGGCCCCGGAAACAAGACCGTTGAACACGCCCACCATGCCTGTCAGCAGCCAGAACTTCACGCCTCGGGTACTGGTGAAACGAAAGCTGAACAGCGGATTGGCCGGGTGAAAAACCCGCAGATAAATGAGGAAGGCCGAGAGCATAAGCACCACGCCAGTCAACGGCTTGAGCGTGGCTGAGGCAAGCCCGGACGAGATATGCGCGCCGCAGAAGGCCCCGGCGGCGCCGAACGCGCCTAGCAGCAAGCCCAGCCTGCGGTTTACATTGCCCTCGCGAAAGTGGCTGACGGAGCCGGAGAGGGACGTAAAAGCCATGGCCGCGAGCGAGGTGCCAAGGGCGACCTGCATGGGGATGTCAAAGCCCACGCTGAGCATGGTGATCATAACCCCAGCGCCGCCAGCGCCCACAAAGCCCAGCAATATTCCCAACAAAAGCATGGCGGCAAAAACAAGCATAGATCACCTGCTGCGCGGGCCGCCTCCACAGGCGGCGTAAAGTTGAGCAATTACATGCAGCGGCAGAAATCGCCGCGCAGTTCTGGCAGGCTAGCTCTATGGGATGCGGCGCGCAAGGGTATTTCTCCCCACCCGGCGGGTCAGGCGTGCGCCGCCCTTTGCGCGCGCAGCAGCGTATCCCAGGCCCGAACGTAAAAGATCAGGTAGCGCCAGCACACATAGGCTACAACCATGGTGGCGACAATCATTTCCAGCACTGCCAGCACCTTGAGTTGCAGGGCGTACTCCAGCGTTGCCGGGTACGCGGCCAGCAGTTCGGAAACCTTGTACAGCGCTGTTGCCCCCACCGCCATGGGGAAGGTGTAGGCCGCAAAGCCGGGGCTGAAGGGCAAACGCAGCAGCTTGAAAAAGGCCACATAGATAATGCTGGTCATCAGCACCGCCACCCCGAGCAACAGGCTGCACAAGAGCAGGGAGGGGGTTGGCTCAAGGCTCAGATAGGCCACCAGCGAGAGGCTGGCAGGAGCGGCAAGCACCGCGATGGTGGGCTTGGACGCATCCTCGATTTCTCGGGAAAATATGAGCCGGTACAACATGACAGGCAGCAGGGCCGCATAATTGACCATGCCAAAAACCATCAGCCCGTAGGCAAGCTGGCAATAGGCCGGGCCGGGAACCGTCATGGCCGCCACGCTGATACCCACAAAGGGTACAAACCAGCTTGGCAGCATGTGGTGCAGGCTGAACTGCCGTGCCCGGAAGGCCACAAAGGCCAGCAAAAGGCAGAGGTGCAGGGCCACGGCAAACAGCCAGAGCCACTGGGCCGCCCGCGCATCCAGAATGCTCAGGCTTTTGGATTGCAGCATCAGGGCCATTGAGGTCGTGGGTAAAATGCTGCCAAGCACGGGATGGCGCAGTTCTTCGAGCAACAGCCTTGGGTTCATGGCAAATTTGCCTGCCAGCAGCAGGATCAGCGTCATGGATGTCAGCGCGCCAAGCACCTGCGCAAAATTGTGGAGCGGCAGGCTTTTTTCAAGCCCGATGCCCAGGCTGGCAATGCCAAGGGCCAAGCCCGCAAGGGGCGTGGGAACAGCGCGAAAGAAATTGCGAACACTTTGCAACATGGAACTATCCTCGGTTATGGTCTGCTTGCGTGTTTGCCACGGATCGTGCATTAAGAAAATCGAAATGAATTTAACGTAACGTATAAAAAAATTAAACATTGATATGACACTCAAGCAATTGCAGGTTTTTCTGGCTGTGGCGCGGTTTCAGAACCTCACACAGGCCGCAGAGGCTGTGTTTCTGACCAAGGGCGCGGTTTCCCAGGCCTTGCAGGAACTGGAGCGGCACCTCGGCGTGCGTCTGTTTGACAGGGTGCACCCGCATTTGCGGCTGAATCATGAAGGGGCGCGCCTGTGGCCGCTGGCGGACGAAATGATGCAAAGGGCCGAGGCCATCGAGCGGACATTTCAGGCTGGCGGGGCCTGCTTTTTGAGCATTGGGGCCAGCAAGACCATTGGCAACTATCTGCTGCCGCAACTGATGCACGATTTTGAAAAGGATCACGGATGGCTGCCCAAGGCGCAGATAGCCAACACCAACCGCCTGCTTGAACTGGTGGAAGGTTATGTTCTGGATGTGGTGCTGCTGGAGGGCGAGCAGCATCGGCCCGACATGGTGGCGGAAGAATGGCTGAAGGATGAAATGGCGGTGGTGGCATGCAAGGGGCATGCTCTGGCAGACGGCAAGGCCCATGCGCCGGAAGAGCTGGCGGGCCAGCGCTGGATTCTGAGGGAGCCGGATTCCGGCACGAGGGCGTTTTTTGCGCACACCCTAGGCACACTCATTGCGCCCTATACCGTGGCCTTGAGCCTCAGCTCCACCGAGGCGGTGCTGGGCATGGTGGAGCAGGGGCTGGGCATCACCTTTGCTTCGCGGCTCATGGCCGAGC belongs to Desulfovibrio desulfuricans DSM 642 and includes:
- a CDS encoding DMT family transporter, which gives rise to MSVAKERAGDSAVYVRLALVAVAWGGTFIAGRSLAGVAPMFSACLRFLLASAALSLFLVFSGEGFRRVTVGQALVVTLLGFCGIFSYSFFFFSGLQHISASRAALIVALNPAVMALIAYLFYHERVSALKMLGIALCFGGVALVVGGGDPHRAGGGGSGWLGEALIGGCVLSWSAYSVFCKSVVRQLGPLHTVTYSIYAGTLMLAAYTVCTGALDFAAVPRFSTGEMLSLFYLGIVGSAVAYIWYYDGIQKIGVARAGVFIALNPLAAVLLGAAMLGEQMTLATLLGGALIITGIVVENCRSGAGCTQAAEPPLEIAAEPSAKLSGQAGS
- a CDS encoding winged helix-turn-helix transcriptional regulator, with amino-acid sequence MTKSLSRATSGLYDDKTECPILHVFRCIGGKWKLPVLWHLAEKDTMRYNELKRSVRGVTNMMLTKCLRELEDFGLVHRRQYNEIPPKVEYSLTERGKKLLPALEALYAWGREHLDFVVKSGKAETEDCGCQLPACPDSLADGSAAISKGGSAA
- a CDS encoding flavodoxin family protein, which codes for MKIYAINGGPRKKFNTAKLLQAALDGAAAAPCSETVETEMIHLHDLNYKGCVSCFSCKRVGGKSYGHCAVKDDLAPVLEKLSQADGLIFGSPIYFGNVTGMMRSFLERLMFPFFVYDKDYSSLAPKRMPTAFIYAMNVSSEEMEQYGYLQNLKGMETFVGRLFGEPQVQHVHNTYQFDDYSKYKCERFSEPEKAAYRDAHFPQDLEQARRIGAAMVAAAR
- a CDS encoding ABC transporter ATP-binding protein → MLLEVENLYAGYGKIEALHGISFHVNKGEIVTLIGANGAGKSTTLKAVMRLTPPESPTVISGDIRFNGESILKTEPHHVVARLKMDLVPEGRHIFGNLTVNENLKLATWTRKDNNIQRDVDKVFELFPRLKERMHQRSDTLSGGEQQMLAVGRALMTNCSVLLLDEPSMGLSPLLMYDMFRTFKQLNSEGLTVVVVEQNARLALQVADRGYVLDTGSIVAEGSAAHLADTPEIKAAYLGT
- a CDS encoding ABC transporter ATP-binding protein translates to MALLEMKEVTQRFGGLIALTDFSIAVEDHSLVGLIGPNGAGKTTVFNLASGFYHATEGQIVFNGHTYDTRLEPHQVTAMGMARTFQNIRLWNDMTVLDNICVSQYHRLGYGLLDVWLCNERYSREEKRVRQKASKILEIMELADVANEFPKNLPYGLQRRVELARALSTDPKLLLLDEPAAGLNSSDVDGLIKHIRWIFDEFKIAIWMIEHQMKVVMSLCQHITVVEFGKTIAKGTPQEIQSNPDVIKAYLGDENV
- a CDS encoding branched-chain amino acid ABC transporter permease, whose product is MLPLFVQTVLVILGVLCFGYAIKRAVKQKKIDCLLFLIGGLVLVFAEYFSWIDGYWLSVIKFMGLNIIFATSLNLVNGYMGEFSCGHAGFMCVGAYVGGLISIILFTKNKMLGAPLLPPELAPLLFPLVLAAAGGVAALFGLLVALPSFKTRDDYLAIITIAANYIIISLIINIDFVGGPRGLTGMRGVVRAMENVADIPWMMIWMLLGVMITTMMLYRLVNSTLGKGIPAVCQNEVAAEIMSVNTKKVKLVAFMVSAGIAGVAGALYAHMFSSIYANSFGIMKSTEAMVMVYLGGMGSLSGSVLAAVMFTLLIELLRFALPAMSDLAHMLPFVPNSFNISQEWKWVIIPLILILLMQFRPEGLLGNRELTDVFPKLKRLVSFGKRN
- a CDS encoding branched-chain amino acid ABC transporter permease; protein product: MDFLLQQTLNALQWGSFYALIALGYTLVYGVLRLINFAHGDIFMVGAYISFFVATYLVSSDGLGLSKPLTLGLTIVLTMGLTAIVGVTLERIAYRPLRRKGAHRLYVVITALMCGLILENGNLALLGATKRKLPELIDKTVYSIGPLVITNLKVWVIVAAVLVFLFLQTIVTRTKVGMAMRAVSWDRFALPLMGIPLDSVIVVTFVLGSGIAGLGGMLFAMCYPNLEPYMGAMIGWKAFIAAVVGGIGDIRGAFVGGFMLAFVEIMVVAFLPSTYMDLFSFTILLLILWVRPTGIFGMPQTTKI